GTGCCGATGCGCAATTCGTGGTTGGCGTAGTCGATGGAGAGGTAGCCGCCGCGCTGGTAGACCTTCATGACCCGCGCCGGCTCCTGCGAGACGCGGCTGGCGGCGAGTTCGGCGATGCAGCCACTGGCGAATTCGAGGCGCGCGTGGGCGATGTCGATATCGTCGGTCACCACCGCCGTGCCCGAGGAATGGATGGCGCGCAGCGGGCTGCCGACGATGCTGAGCACGATGTCGATGTCGTGGATCATGAGATCGAGCACCACGTCGACCTCGGTGCCGCGCTTCTTGTAGGCGGCGAAGCGCTGGGCCTCGATGAGACGCGGCGTGTCGACGCGCTCGCGCAGCGCGCGCACCACCGGGTTGAAGCGTTCGAGGTGGCCAACCTGCAGCACCAGCTGACGGCTGGCGGCGATCTGGATGAGGGTTTCGGCTTCGGCGACGGTCGCGGTCAGCGGCTTTTCGACCAGCGCATGCACGCCGGCCGCGAGGCAGTCATGGGCAATCGGGAAGTGGCGCGCCGGCGGCACCACGATGGAGACGAGGTCGACTTCGCCGAGGATGTCGCGGTAGTCGGTGACGGAGCGCGTGCCGTACTTGGCGGCGACTTCAGCGCCGCGCGCGGCGTCGGTATCGGCCACGGCCACCAGTTCCACGCCATCGAGCTGCGTGTACTTCTGTGCGTGGAAATTGCCGAGGTATCCGACCCCGATGACAGCGGCCCGCAATGCTCGCATATGCTCACCCGCGACGCCGGTGGCGCCCAACGGCCCCGGCTTTGGCGCGAGTATACCCGAGCGCGGCTCAGTCTTTCAGGCCCAGCACGTCCTGCATGTCGTAGAGCCCGGGCCCCTGCGCCGCCAGCCAGCCGGCCGCGCGCAGCGCGCCGGCGGCGAAGGTCGAGCGGTCGGAAGCCTTGTGGGTGATCTCGATGCGCTCGCCGTCACCGGCGAACAGCACGGTGTGATCGCCGACGATGTCGCCGCCGCGGATGGTCTCGAAACCGATGGTCTTGCGATCGCGGGCGCCGGTGCGTCCTTCGCGGCCAT
The nucleotide sequence above comes from Pseudomonadota bacterium. Encoded proteins:
- a CDS encoding Gfo/Idh/MocA family oxidoreductase, translating into MRALRAAVIGVGYLGNFHAQKYTQLDGVELVAVADTDAARGAEVAAKYGTRSVTDYRDILGEVDLVSIVVPPARHFPIAHDCLAAGVHALVEKPLTATVAEAETLIQIAASRQLVLQVGHLERFNPVVRALRERVDTPRLIEAQRFAAYKKRGTEVDVVLDLMIHDIDIVLSIVGSPLRAIHSSGTAVVTDDIDIAHARLEFASGCIAELAASRVSQEPARVMKVYQRGGYLSIDYANHELRIGTVTDGREAQEQREVTFETATVGSTDVLKAEIGSFVDAVRHGGLPEVTGEDGKRALEVAIEISHRIKRYRAAMAPSPDPQQN